One window of Oncorhynchus kisutch isolate 150728-3 unplaced genomic scaffold, Okis_V2 Okis05a-Okis16b_hom, whole genome shotgun sequence genomic DNA carries:
- the LOC116359805 gene encoding gastrula zinc finger protein XlCGF28.1-like isoform X2: protein MASVKLEDCSQTLELNINIKDEEEEEEKIRTTVSHGYHVETFSTSREQQQEDQRAKRSHHCPHCEEIFPFLSKLKIHLKIHTGEKPYSCSDCGKCFKTLGYIKVHQRTHTGEKPYVCSDCGKCFTISTHLKAHQRTHTGEKPYVCSDCGICFKTLGYIKVHQRTHTGEKPFFCSDCGASFSQLGTLKTHQRIHTGVKPYSCSDCGKCFKTTNELKVHQRTHTGEKPYFCSDCGNCFRTLYEIKVHQRTHTGEKPYVCSDCGKCFKTSNELKVHQRTHTGEKPYSCSDCGKCFRTLYEIKVHQRTHTGEKPYVCSDCVKCFKTSNELKVHRRTHTGEKPYSCSDCGKCFRTLYEIKVHQKTHTGEMPYSCSDCGKRFKTSNELKVHQRTHTGEKPFFCSDCGASFSQLGTLKTHQRIHTGAKPYSCSDCGKYFKTSNELRIHQRTHTGEKPYVCSDCGKSFSHQGNLKTHQRIH from the exons atggcatcagtgaaactggaagactgcagtcaaacactggagctgaatatcaacattaaagatgaagaggaagaggaggagaagattaggACAACTGTTAGTCACG GATACCATGTGGAGACATTCTCCACatccagagagcaacagcaggaagatcagagagctaagaggtctcaccactgcccacattgtgaagagattttcccatttctatcaaagctaaaaatacacctaaaaatacacacaggagagaagccttactcctgctctgactgtggaaaatgttttaaaacattaggTTATATAAaggttcaccagagaacacacacaggagagaagccttacgtctgctctgactgtggaaaatgcttcacaaTATCAACTCATCTAAAAgctcatcagagaacacacacaggagagaagccttacgtctgctctgactgtggtaTATGTTTTAAAACATTAGGTTATATAAaggttcaccagagaacacacacaggagagaagcctttcttctgctctgactgtggggcgagtttctctcagctgggcaccttaaaaacacaccaacgtatacacacaggagtgaagccttattcctgctctgactgtggaaaatgcttcaaaacaacaaatgagctaaaagttcaccagagaacacacacaggagagaagccttacttctgctctgactgtggaaactGTTTTCGAACATTATATGAgataaaagttcatcagagaacacacacaggagagaagccttacgtctgctctgactgtggaaaatgcttcaaaacatcaaatgagctaaaagttcaccagagaacacacacaggagagaagccttattcctgctctgactgtggaaaatgttttcGTACATTATATGAgataaaagttcatcagagaacacacacaggagagaagccttacgtctgctctgactgtgtaaagtgcttcaaaacatcaaatgagctaaaagttcaccggagaacacacacaggagagaagccttattcctgctctgactgtggaaaatgttttcGAACATTATATGAGATAAAAGTtcaccagaaaacacacacaggagagatgccttattcctgctctgactgtggaaaacgttttaaaacatcaaatgagctaaaggttcatcagagaacacacacaggagagaagcctttcttctgctctgactgtggggcgagtttctctcagctgggcaccttaaaaacacaccaacgtatacacacaggagcgaagccttattcctgctctgactgtggaaaatattttaaaacatCAAATGAGCTAAGAatacatcagagaacacacacaggagagaagccttatgtctgctctgactgtgggaagagtttctctcaCCAGGGCaacttaaaaacacaccaacgtatacatTAA